A single genomic interval of Lathyrus oleraceus cultivar Zhongwan6 chromosome 7, CAAS_Psat_ZW6_1.0, whole genome shotgun sequence harbors:
- the LOC127104044 gene encoding uncharacterized protein LOC127104044 — MAEPHGEAPPPPAERLLGDYGGANAPTGRLTIVNQPKEGESLGDAYKRFKRLLVACPTHNMDATEHMQNFVNGLRMKTKQLIDTVAGGSTNFTTATRIKKLIEAIAANEHLELYDRSVSQPKGIIDLKLANQVVKMEDQITAEVERRLKKMTLDTQTVAQVQPVQPIQAVSCEICGGPHFAMHCVATAQQVEEINFLKQNNPYSNTYNPGWKNHPNFSWKDQQGNAQKQMPTQYQSQPQQQYRPQQQQPYQQQQFHPSQQQFQQQVPRKADWEIAIEKMATQSSQFQVETKSALPSATVTNPREHNNVSDVTTRSGKAKEVPEKDDEQEDQLLEVDLEIKENEVVSEKVTVFEPVAKEKVSESKSVVKLPFPTRNKKKEKHEKNFEKFLEMFKKIEINIPFLKALEKMPSYAKFMKDILSKKRSTDTDSIVLTETCSAILQEMPEDEEIPLILGRPFLETGRCLIDIEEGTMTLKVYDEELKIDVHNTIKYKDDVATSQHIEVIDQMVLQENHLGEQKSPLDPKSLNV; from the exons ATGGCTGAACCACATGGTGAAGCCCCACCACCTCCTGCAGAGAGACTTTTGGGTGACTATGGGGGTGCAAATGCTCCTACTGGAAGGTTAACAATTGTGAACCAACCG AAAGAAGGAGAGTCACTCGGAGACGCTTACAAGCGGTTCAAGCGGCtgttggttgcatgtcctacacataacATGGATGCAACTGAACATATGCAAAACTTTGTGAATGGACTTAgaatgaagactaagcaactcatagACACAGTTGCCGGTGGTTCAACAAACTTTACAACAGCCACTAGAATAAAGAAACTCATTGAAGCCATTGCAGCAAATGAACATCTGGAACTCTATGACCGCAGTGTAAGTCAACCCAAAGGTATCATTGATCTTAAATTGGCAAATCAAGTTGTGAAGATGGAAGACCAAATAACAGCTGAAGTAGAGAGAAGGCTCAAGAAAATGACTCTTGACACGCAAACTGTGGCACAAGTGCAACCGGTCCAACCTATTCAAGCTgttagttgtgaaatttgtggAGGTCCGCACTTCGCCATGCATTGTGTGGCAACTGCTCAACAGGTTGAAGAGATTAATTTTCTGAAGCAAAATAATCCGTACTCCAATACATACAATCctggatggaaaaatcatccaaatttttcctgGAAGGACCAGCAAGGAAATGCTCAGAAGCAAATGCCCACCCAGTATCAAAGTCAACCACAACAGCAATAccgtccacaacaacaacaaccttaccagCAGCAGCAGTTTCATCCATctcaacaacaattccaacaacagGTTCCCAGAAAAGCAGAttgggaaattgccattgaaaaaatggcaactcaaagttctcaatttcaaGTGGAGACTAAAA GTGCGTTACCGAGTGCTACAGTTACGAATCcaagagagcataataatgtgagtgaTGTTACAACAAGGAGCGGTAAGGCAAAAGAAGTCCCCGAAAAAGATGATGAACAAGAGGAccaattgcttgaagttgattTGGAGATAAAAGAGAATGAAGTTGTTAGTGAGAAGGTGACAGTATTTGAACCGGTAGCTAAAGAAAAAGTTAGTGAATCTAAGTCGGTTGTCAAACTCCCGTTTccaacaagaaataagaagaagGAGAAACATGAGAAGAACTTTGAAAAGTTCTTGGAGATGTTCAAAAAGATTGAAATCAACATTCCGTTCTTGAAGGCACTTGAGAAAATGCCCTCTTATGCTAAATTTATGAAAGACATTCTTTCAAAAAAGAGGAGCACTGACACTGACTCTATTGTACTAACCGAAACTTGcagtgctattttgcagg aaatgccggaagatgaagagataccaCTCATTCTTGGTAGACCATTTTTGGAAACCGGGAGGTGTTTGATAGATATAGAAGAAGGGACCATGACTCTAAAGGTttatgatgaagagttaaaaattgatgtGCATAATACCATAAAATACAAAGATGATGTGGCCACCAGCCAACACATAGAGGTTATTGATCAAATGGTTTTGCAAGAAAATCACCTAGGGGAACAAAAATCACCCTTGGATCCTAAGTCTCTCAATGTTTGA